The region CTCGGAGGGGCCGATCGCGCAGGTCGGTGCCGGCTTCGGGTCGTTCCTGGCTCGGTTGCTGAAGCTGACACCGGACGAGCGCCGGCTCTTGATGCTGGCCGGTGCCGCTGGGGGAATCGGGGCCATCTTCCGGGCGCCGCTGGGTGGCGCCTTGTTCGCTTGCGAAGTGCTGTACCTGACGGCGGCGATGGAGTCGGCCGCGCTCCTGCCATGCCTGGCCAGCGCGATCGTGGCCTATTCCACCTTCGCGCTGTTCATCACCCCGAGGCCGATCTTTATCGTCCCGAACCTGGAGTTTCACGGCCTGCTGGAGCTGCCCCTGTTTGCCCTGCTCGGGCTGGCCTGCGCGGGGGTTGGCTGGCTCTATGTACGGGTCTTCTATGGAATGCGCGATCATCTGTTCCGCCCCTTGCCACTGCCAAGGCACGTGAAGCCGGCCATCGGCGGGCTGTTGCTGGGGATCATGGCGCTGGCGTTTCCGCAACTGATGACCGGCGGATACGGCTGGGTGCAATGGGGAGCGATCGGCATGCCGCCCTCGCTGGTCCTGCCCGACCAGCCCGTCTTCGACCCCGGCATGGGCGTGATGCTGCTGCTGAGCCTGGCGCTGCTGAAGACGGTCGCCACCGGCCTGACGATCAGCTCCGGCGGCAGTGGGGGTGTGTTCGGTCCGTCGATCTTCATCGGCGGGATGCTCGGCGGCGCGCTGGGCCAGTTGCTTGACGCCGCGCTGCCAACCTGGGATCTGAACCCCGCCGCGTTTGCCCTGGTGGGGATGGGGGGCTTCTTCGCGGGGGTCTCCAAGGCGCCGCTGGCCTCGATCGTCCTGGTTTGCGAGATGAGCGGATCGTACAGCCTGCTCGTTCCCTTGATGCTCGTGTGCGGGCTCAATGTCGGGCTCTCCCGACGCTGGACGATCTACGAGGAGCAGGTTGCTTCGCCGGTTGACAGCCCGGCCCACCAGGGAGACTTCGTCGTCGACGTGCTGGAGCGGCTCCGGGTCGACCAGGTCCGAGTCCGCACCGAGGGCTTGGAGATCGTGCCCGAAGCCACTCCCTTCAGCCAGGTCGTGCGACGGGTGGCGGGGTCGACTGAGACGCTCTTCCCGGTCGTTGACGACGAAGGGTTGCTGACCGGCATCTTCTCCCTGCGCGATGTGCGCCTGGCCCTGTTGGGGACCGGAAACCTCGGCGCGCTGGTCGTCGCCGACGATATCGCCCGGCCTCCCATGACCGTCACCCCCGAAGACGACCTGCATACCGCCCTGAAACGGATGACCGAGCTGAACGTCGATGAGTTACCCGTCGTCCCGGCCGACGGGCCGAATCGCCTGCTCGGTCTGCTCGGCCGCAAGGATCTCGTCAGGGCCTACACCGCCCAGATCGAGGCCCTTCGGTCCCCCACCGAGCCGGCCGCAGCCTGATCGCGGATCGCTCGGCAACGTTCCATGCTCAACGAGAGGCATCGAGCACGTCGGCGAGGGCAGCCCGAAGGCGAGGCTCGGCGCCGGGGGCGACCCAGCACCATTCGTTAAGGTTGGTGTCGCCCTCCGACACGGCCTGGTCGGTGGGGATGTAGCCGGGGGCACATTCACCGTAACCGAGGGCCATGATGAACTGGTCGGGGCGAAGCTGCTGGGCGAGAATTTGGTACTCGACGTAGGACTCACCAGGGAGGAGAACGAT is a window of Tautonia rosea DNA encoding:
- a CDS encoding chloride channel protein; its protein translation is MADSNPIPTPSRRFEVVFRLMNHLATRWATPGSGRVGVCSPLVGVVSGLGAVAFLLLLEAVVHGVLGEWMGLRPPPTGEGTPHPISYPNTWWLVLLIPALGGLISGLMVFTWAPEAEGHGTDALIRAFHRGGGQIRGRVPLIKGLSSIITIGSGGSAGSEGPIAQVGAGFGSFLARLLKLTPDERRLLMLAGAAGGIGAIFRAPLGGALFACEVLYLTAAMESAALLPCLASAIVAYSTFALFITPRPIFIVPNLEFHGLLELPLFALLGLACAGVGWLYVRVFYGMRDHLFRPLPLPRHVKPAIGGLLLGIMALAFPQLMTGGYGWVQWGAIGMPPSLVLPDQPVFDPGMGVMLLLSLALLKTVATGLTISSGGSGGVFGPSIFIGGMLGGALGQLLDAALPTWDLNPAAFALVGMGGFFAGVSKAPLASIVLVCEMSGSYSLLVPLMLVCGLNVGLSRRWTIYEEQVASPVDSPAHQGDFVVDVLERLRVDQVRVRTEGLEIVPEATPFSQVVRRVAGSTETLFPVVDDEGLLTGIFSLRDVRLALLGTGNLGALVVADDIARPPMTVTPEDDLHTALKRMTELNVDELPVVPADGPNRLLGLLGRKDLVRAYTAQIEALRSPTEPAAA